The Labilibaculum sp. sequence AAAGTGATCCGACCTCGGATGTTGGCGGATTTGATACTTTATACAAACTGATTATCCTTACCGTTCATGGATTTGGCTTGTTTGTGCATCCCGATGAGGTTTTTAATGCGGGAATCGCGAATCTTTCGCCAAAAGATATTGAGCTGGCATCGCAAAAGGGATATAAAATTCGATTGTTGGGAAAAGTAACCAAGGTAAACGGCAATAAGGTGAATTTGTTTGTGGCTCCAAAATTTGTGAGACCAACAGAGCATGCTTATACGGTTGAGAGTCATTACAACGGCGTTTTAATTCAGGGGAATTTTTACGACAATCAGTTCATGTATGGAAAAGGAGCTGGTGCGCATCCAACCGGATCGGCAGTTTTATCGGATATTACTGCCTTGGCTTACGATTACAAATACGAATATAAAAAGCTGAAATATTATGGTGGTTTGGAATACACCAACGATATGGATGTTGAGATTTATTTGAGATACACAGATAAAAACGATTTGGAATTATTTGATTTCAAAGAGATATCGGAGTCGCTGACAGGAAAAGATTTTAATTATGTTATTGGAACATTGAACCTTTCCGAACTGATAAATATCCGTAAGCAAATTGCAGGGAAAGATATTTTCCTGGCTTATTTGGGTGATGAGTAATTTTGAATTTGAGGTCTGGGAATCAGTCTAAGATCTCATATCTAACATCTCAAATCTAATTAAAAATGATCATATACAAATTTGGCGGCGCATCGGTTAAAGATGCTGCTGCTATTAAAAATATTTGCCAAATTATTGGCAAAGTAAAGCGTCCGCTTACAGTAGTAATTTCAGCAATTGGTACAACAACCAATTTGCTGGAAGAAATTGTAGATGCTTATTTTTCCGGAAATGATAAGGCCTTGGAACTTTTTGATCTGCTGAAGAAAAACCACACTTCAGTGATCGACGAATTGTTCGAAGAAGTTCCTGCGCAGGTCAATTCGGAAGTAAATGCTCTTTTCATCGAGCTGAAAACCAAAATTTCAAATCCATCATCTGATCAGTTCAATTTTGAATACGATCAGGTGATTGGTTTTGGAGAGCTCTTATCAACAACAATTGTAGCTTCCTATTTAAATCACATAGGACAAAATAATAAGTGGATTGATGTTCGAACCTGTCTGGATTCCGATGATAATTATGTAGATGCCAATATTCTTTGGGATTCATCAAAAGAGAAGGCCAATGCCGTATTTTCTGATAATCCGACTGCATTATACATCACGCAGGGTTTTATAGCCAGAGATCCGAATGGTTTCACAACCTCTTTGGGAAGAGAAGGATCTGACTACACAGCGGCAATTTTAGCTCACTTGCTTGGCGCAGATAAAATGATCATTTGGAAAGATGTGTTGGGAATTTTAAATGCAGATCCTGATTATTTTGAAGAGACAACCAAACTGGATCTAATTCCTTATCATGAAGCAATAGAGCTTTCGTACTATGGAGCCAGGGTAATTCACCCCAAAACCATAAAACCACTGCAGGCAAAAAAGATTCCCTTGTGGGTAAAATCATTTATCGATCCTTCGCAAAAAGGAACTTTAATAACAAAAGGCGATCAGCCACAACCATTGCTGCCAAATTACATCGTAAAAAAAAGACAGTTGTTGGTGACTTTAAAACCTTTAAATTTTTCGTTTATCGCTGAAAAGGACTTGGTTTTTATCTTTACCCTGGTGACAAAGTATAGAATAAAGCTTAATTTTACTCAAAACACTGCGGTTAGTTTTGCTTTTTGTGCTAACAGTTCCGCAAGAAATATGCAGGATTTGGTGGCAGAATTGGAAGAAAAGTATGAGGTTGAGTTGAGTGATGATTTAGAATTGATCACCGTTCGGCATTATACGCCGGCGACAATCGAAGAAATACAGAACAAACATCATGTTCTGGTAGAACAAAAGAACAGTAATACTGCAATTTATCTAACAGTCGCAAATTAATATGGAACAGAAATTTACATCTATTAAAGAGGCATTACAGAAGCAAATTCTTGTTTTAGACGGTGCCATGGGAACTATGATTCAGGCACACAAGTTGACTGAAGAAGATTTTCGTGGAACCCGTTTTGCAGATTTTTCAAGTGATCAGAAAGGACATAACGACTTGCTGACTTTGACTCAACCTGAAATTATTAAGGGGATTCATCGAAAATTTTTGGAAGCCGGAGCCAATATTATTGAAACCAATACATTTAATGCCAATGCAATTTCATTGGCCGATTATCAATTGGAAGATTTGGCCTATGAACTGAATTTTGAAGCAGTGAAAAATGCCCGTGCTGCTGTTGATGAGATGAATGCAACTGATCCTGATACGCCACGCTGGGTAGCTGGAGCTATTGGCCCTACAAATAAAACCACTTCCATGTCGCCAAAGGTTGAAGATCCTGGATATCGGGATGTAGGTTTTGATGATTTGGTGAGAATTTACACTGAGCAGATCAAGGGATTGCTGGATGGTGGAGTGGATGCTCTTTTAATAGAAACAATTTTTGATACCTTAAATGCCAAGGCCTGTATTTTTGCTGCCGATTTATTGCTGGAAGAAAGAGGATTGGATATTCCAATCATGATTTCGGGAACCATTACTGACAACAGTGGACGAACTCTTTCGGGACAAACCCTGGAGGCTTTTGTAACATCAGTAAAATGTGATAGATTATTGAGCATTGGATTAAATTGTGCTTTCGGTGCTAAAGATTTGGTACCATATATTCAGCAGTTGGATACTTTGCTTCCTGTTTATGTGAGTGTTTATCCGAATGCCGGTTTGCCAAATGAATTGGGAGAGTACGATGAAACTCCTCAAACCATGTTGGGTGATTTAAAAGAATTATTGGATAATAAGAAGATAAATATTGTAGGTGGATGTTGTGGAACCCGGCCAGAACACATTAAAATATTAGCCGATGCGGTTAAAAATACTGCTCCCAGAAAAATTCCAGCTGTTGAAAAGGAAACTCGTTTGAGTGGATTGGAATTACTGCGGATTAATTCGCTCACCAATTTTGTGAATGTAGGAGAGCGCACCAATGTGGCAGGTTCTTTGAAATTTGCGCGTTTAATTCGAGAGAAAAAATACGAAGAAGCACTTTCAATAGCTCGCAGCCAAGTTGAAAACGGAGCACAAATTATTGATGTAAACATGGATGATGCCATGTTGGATGCTGAAAAGGAAATGGATATTTTCTTAAAGTTATTGGTGTCTGAACCGGAAATTTCCCGAGTACCCATCATGATCGATTCATCGAAATGGTCGGTGTTGGAAACAGGATTGAAATGTGTGCAGGGAAAATGTGTGGTGAATTCAATTTCCTTAAAAGAAGGAGAAGAGGAATTTATCGATCATGCTGCAAAAATAAAAAGATACGGTGCTGCTGCGGTCATCATGGCTTTTGATGAAAAAGGTCAGGCCGATACTTTCCAGCGAAGAACTGAAATTTGCGCGCGAGCCTATAAAATATTAACCGAAACAGTTGGTTTTCCGGCAGAAGATATCATTTTCGATCCCAATGTATTGGCAATTGCTACGGGTATCGAAGAGCACAACAACTATGCGGTTGATTATATCAAAACGGTAAAGTGGATCAAAGCTAACTTGCCACATGCTAAAATCAGTGGTGGAATCAGTAATCTGTCTTTCTCCTTCCGTGGAAACAATACAGTTCGGGAAGCTATGCATTCGGTTTTCTTGTATCATGCCATTAAAGAAGGTTTGGATATGGGAATTGTGAATCCTGGAATGCTGCAGATTTACGATGAAATTGAACCTGAGCTTTTGCAGAAAGTGGAAGATGTGGTTTTGAACCGGAAACCTGAGGCTACAGAGAGACTCATTGAATTTGCCGAGGGATTGAAATCGGTAGGGAAAGTTCAGGCGAAAATCGATGCATGGAGAGAAAAACCTTGTTTCGAACGACTTTCTTATTCTCTGGTAAAAGGAATCACCGATTATATTGAACAGGATTCTGAAGAAGCCAGGCAGTTGTTGCCCCGTGCATTGGATGTGATTGAACAACCTTTGATGGATGGAATGAACATCGTGGGCAATTTGTTTGGAGAAGGGAAAATGTTTTTGCCTCAGGTGGTAAAGTCAGCAAGGGTAATGAAAAAGGCTGTTGCTTATCTTCAACCTTTTATCGAAGAAGAGAAAAATAGTCTGACCGATGCGAAAAATGCCGGCAAAATTGTAATGGCTACCGTTAAAGGTGATGTGCACGATATTGGGAAAAATATTGTTGGCGTAGTTTTAGGATGTAACAATTTTGAAGTGATTGATTTGGGCGTTATGGTTCCCAGCTCAAAGATTATAGAAGTTGCCATACGAGAGAATGTGGATGCAATTGGTTTAAGCGGACTGATTACACCTTCCTTGGAAGAGATGTGTTTTGTTGCTGAAGAAATGAAGCGGCAAGGTTTGGATATTCCTTTGGTAGTAGGCGGTGCAACCACTTCGGAATTGCATACTGCGGTTAAAATTGAACCAAATTATGAGAATGGTGTGGTTCACGTTGTAGATGCTTCCAAATCGGTGGGAATTTTTAAACAGTTGTGCGATAAGAATAAAAGAAAAGATTTTTTGGCAAAAACCCGTGAAGAGTATCAAATTGTGCGTGAAGATCATGAAAATAAAAAGCCGGTGGAATACTATACCTTGGATGAGGCCCGAAAAAACAGAGAGCAAATTGATTGGAAAACAGCTCCTATTTATGAGCCAAACAAAATTGGATTGCAGGTTTTGAATAACTTCTCGATTGGCGAAATCCGAAAATACATCGATTGGACCTTCTTTTTTGTTGCCTGGGAGCTGAAATGCATGTATCCTGAAATTATGGAAGATCCGGATTTGAAGGAGGAGGCTAAAATCCTTTTCGACGATGCCAATCGTATGCTGGATGTAATCGAGCGCGAAGGATTGATAGAAGCGAGTGCGGTTTACGGATTGTTTCCTGCCAATAGTGTTGGGGATGATATCGTATTGTATACCGATGAAGACAGAACAAATGAAATTACCCGATTTTGTGGTATTCGTCAGCAGGAGAAGTTCAAAAAAGGACTGAGTAGTTTGTGTCTGAGTGATTTTGTGGCTCCAATTGAATCGAATCGAATCGATTATGTGGGGGCTTTTGTTGTGACGGCAGGTCTGGGTATTGAAGAAATACTTCAGAAATTTGCCGAAGATCATGACGATTACAACAGCATCATGATTAAGATTTTGGCAGACCGTTTGGCGGAGGCTTTTACGGAATTGTTACACGAAAAAATCCGTAAAGAAGATTGGGGATATGCTAAAGATGAAGATCTTAATATAGAGCAAATGCTTCGCGAACATTACCAGGGAATCCGTCCGGCTTTTGGATATCCATCATTGCCTGAGCATTCCGAAAAACAAGTGCTTTGGGATTTTCTGGATGTAGAAAAGAACATAGGAGCAACATTAACCGAAAGTTTTGCCATGTATCCGGCAGCCTCGGTTAGCGGATTGGTTTTCGCTCATCCTGAGGCATTGTATTTTTCTATCGATAAAATAATGGAAGATCAATTGAAGGATTATGCATCCCGAAAAGGAATATCCGAAGAGAAAGCAAAGAAGCTGTTAACAGCTATATTATAAATATGATTTATGAGAATTGGTTGTATCGGGAATGAATCTTATTTCTCAAATCCAATATCTCGCATCTAAATTTAACCAATGAAAGTAATCGAACTATTAAACCAGGCAATTGAGAATAAAACCACACATTTCTCTTTTGAATTGTTGCCACCTTTGCGTGGAAACAGCATATATAAAGTCTTTAATACTATTGATAAGCTGAAGGAATTTGATCCGAAGTATATTAATATTACAGCACATCGCGATGAAATGGTATTTACCGAATCGGCGAGTGGAGTAATCGAGAAAAAAATTACACGAAAGCGTCCAGGAACAGTAGCAGTTGCCGCGGCCATTAAAAATGAATATAAAATTACGGTAGTTCCACATGTAATTTGCAGTGGATTTTTACCTGAAGAAACTGAAAATGCTTTGTTGGATTTAAATTTTCTGGATATTCACGATGTTTTATTGCTTCGCGGAGATTCATCATCCCGTCATGCTTTTATTTCCAGCGAAGGAGAACACAAATATGCTATTGATCTGATTCATCAGGTAAATAATATCAACAAAGGTGAGTTTTTAGATGGTACACATGTTGAGCCTTTTGCAACACCTTTTTCTTTTGGTACGGCCGGATATCCTGAAAAACACGAAGAAGCTCCAAATATTGATTCTGATATATATTGGTTGAAAAAGAAAGTGGATGCCGGAGCCGAATACATCGTTACGCAAATGTTCTTCGATAATCAGAAATTCTTTGATTTTGTAAAGAAAGTACGCGATGCCGGTATTACAGTTCCTGTTGTTCCGGGAATTAAGCCAATATCTGCATTAAGCCAACTAACAGTGCTTCCGCAGATTTTTAAAACCGATATTCCTGAAGCATTAGCTGCCGAAGTTCGTAAATGCAAAACCAACGATGAGGCGAAGCAAGTGGGAATAGAGTGGGGAATTCAGCAAGGAAAAGAATTGATTCAGCACGGGGTTCCTTCCTTGCATTTTTATACCCTTATGGCATCCGATTGTGTGAAAGAAATAGCCAAGGCAATCTATTAAATACGTTAAGGTTTATTTTTTCCTTCGAAAAAAGAAGCATCGAGTATCAAATTAAACCCAGAAGCTCAAGATCTGAGGCCTTACCCCTGATTTGTAATCAGGGGTTAAGGGGCAACAGGATTTGTAATTCGTATTCATCAGTTGGTAGTTAGAAAACGATCCCGCAAGGGGAAGTCTCTTTTTGTTTTTACTTGATTAGCTTTTTTTTCGGATTAAATGGGACGCCTCCTTCTTATAAAGTCACCTGTTCCCCTCACATCGGCATCCTAATTTCTCACCATTTCGCCCTCATTTCTCAGTATGGGAATCCCTTTGGCTCAGAGAGGAAGGATTAGTTTATTGATGGGAAATATTTAAATGTTGACGGGAAGCACATCAATGATGAGTTTTGTGAATTAATCCTGCACAGCTATTTAAAATTATGTGTAGCTTTTTATTAAATTTACAAAGAAAATCGTATAAGTAATCTTTTAGAATTATGTGCGATTTATTTTTGATTATGCACCTTGAGTTTTCAGCGAATACACAATAAAATAGAGATTGAAGTGTTTTTGACAGAGAATGATAAAGTTTATTGAAATGAAGAGAATACTATTTGTACTGATGTTTTTATTTGTTGCTGCATTTTCGAATGCCCAAATTTTTAATACATCAGGAATTTTAAAAAGTGGTGAGGCGTCAATTGGATTTGAACCTTCTATGTTGGTATCCAATGGATCGAATGAATTTTTAATGTTTTTTCATGCTGGAGTAGGCATTGGCAATAATGTTGATTTGGGAGCAAAAATTGGTGCTTTTGGCGATGAAACCTACTACGGTGGCGATGTCGAGTTTGGAATCAGCAAGAACCTTTCTTTAGCTGCAGGAGCTCATCATTTTCATGATTTTGGTTTCGATGGAACAGCAAATGTAACGGTTCCCCTGGCATCAGGCACAAAATTGATTACCGGATTAGACATGGATATTAATTTTGGCGATGAAACTACAATCCCGCTTTGGGTTCCAATCGGCATAAGAGTTGCTGTAGGAAATGGATGGTCGCTAATTATGGAAGCTGAAATTGAATTAACCGATGAGGCTTACCATTACTTTGGAATCGGCATGGCTTATGGATTTTAGAATTTACAATTACAAATAAAAAAAACTCCGCTTTGGGCGGAGTTTTTTGTTCTAAACATCTCTATTTTCCAAACTCATCAATAATCTTTTGAGCCGTAACTTCCGATAGTTTTATATTCGATTCATGTGTCCAGCCACCAACATGCGGACTCAGCAATACTTTTTCCGATTCAATCAAATATTGAAATTCAGCAGGCAATTCCGAGGCATGTAAATCTTCGAAAGAAGTTTTCTCATATTCCAATACATCCAAACAAGCACCTTTCACCTGTCCGGAATCCAAATTTTTCACCAAATCAGCAATGCGAACTACTTTTCCTCGAGCCGTATTAATAAGGTAGATTGGCTTTTTAAATTTATTAAGGAAGTCATTATTCACCATAAACATTGTTTCCTCCGTTTGCGGAACATGTAAACTCAAAACATCACATTGCTCAAACAAGTCTTCCATCTGTTTTTCTTCACAAAATTCATCCGAATAATCGAATTTGTATTTGTCGTAGGCAATAACTTTGCAACCGAAACCTTTCAGGCGTTGGGCAAAAGCACCGCCCATATTTCCATATCCAATAATACCAATGGTTTTTCCTTTTATTTCGATGCCTCGATTTTCTTCCCGTCGCCACATTCCATTGCGAACTTCCCAATTGCACCGGCACAAGTTGTTGAAAAGAGTAAGCAACATACCAACAGCATGTTCGCCTACCGCATCCCTGTTTCCTTCCGGAGCATTAAAGCATCTAATCCCTTTGCTTTCGGCGTAGTCAACATCAATGTTTTCCAATCCGGCACCCACACGGCCAATAAATTTCAGATTGGTGGCGTGGTCTAATTCTTCTTTGTTCAATTTGAATTTGCTGCGGATAATAAAGCCGTCGAACTCATGAAAAATTGCCAGAAGTTCTTCTTTGTTCTTTTCAGGAGCATAAGTGCATTCAAACCCTGCTTCTTCAAGCATTTCTCTTAGTCGCGCATGAGTCGAATCTATAAATAGTACTTTCATTTTATAAGTATCATGATAAAAGGATCAAGAATCAAGTGGGAGATCCCTGTTGATTTGTATTTTAAGTCTTGCAAAAATAGATGGAAATTCATAAATAGAGGAATTTATTTAGAAGTATTAATTTTGGACAATACACAAGGACTAATTGTTTTTGTTTTAAAATCTGTAAGAATTACAAAATATCATTTTTTATCAGCGTCTAAATTCACCACAAAACTGGCTTTGTATCCTCTAACTTCGCCCAGAGCATCATATATCTCGTAGCCAAACATCATTTTTTTAACTCTCTTTTTAAGAGAAAGCTTTTTCGAATCCCAAAACCATTCCTCCTCAAACTGTATTTTTCCGATATGATTGATTAAATCACTTTCAGCGATTATTTTCTCCAGTTCTGGTTTTGATAGCTGATGATTGTCGTAATAATCAAAGGTAGCTAAGTCGCCGTTTCTTACTGCTTTAATAATGTCTTTCGCCAATTCCTTAATGTTGGTATTTGCAAGGCATTCAGTTTTCCAATCATCTTCCGGATTTGGATTAGTCACCAAAACCTCATAAATAATAGGATTGGCGATTTTCACACCAGAATATTCTTTGTTTTCAACAGTGTTTTTCTGCTGGCAGGAAAACAAAAACAGCTCTGAAAAAATCAGAGCTGTAACTATAAGATTATAGTGTTTCATATTTTGAAAATTTCACCTTTTTACTTTTACCTTTTTTCTTATTTCTCAAATCTCATTTCTACCTTTCAAAACTCAGACTCATTCCTTTAGTACTGTCATCAAATACACCATTGTCGTAGGCCAAATGTCCATTAACAAAGGTTTTGTCTACTTTATATTGGAATTTCTCGCCATCAAAAGGAGTCCATCCACATTTGTATAACGAATTGGCATTGGTAGCCGTCCAGTCATCTTCTTTTAAAAGAACCAAATCGGCATAGTATCCTTTGCGTATAAATCCACGTTTTTCAACCTGAAAAATTTCAGCCGGAGTGTGGCACATTTTCTCCACTACTTTTTCCATGCTGATTTTTCCTCTACGTGCTTGTTCCATCATAGCAATTAAAGAGTGCTGAACCAACGGACCACCGCCGGCAGCCTGCATATAATTGCCATCCTTTTCTTCAGGAGTGTGAGGAGCATGGTCTGTCGCAACAACATCCAACCGATCATCCAAAAGCGCTTCCCAAAGTGCATCCTGATCTTTTTTTGTCTTAATTGCAGGATTCCATCTGATTCTCGATTTCTTAGTCAGATAATCTTTATCATCAAACCACAAATGGTGAACACAAACCTCACTGGTAATTCTTTTGTCCTTTGCGGGAATCGAATTGTCAAACAAATCCATTTCGATGGCAGTCGACAAATGCAAAATATGCAAGCGGGTATTGAATTTTTTCGCCAGTTCAATGGCTTTCGAAGAAGATTTGTAGCACGCCTCGGC is a genomic window containing:
- a CDS encoding homoserine dehydrogenase — encoded protein: MSNKLKIGVFGYGVVGSGLAHVLKNSKGLDASIVKVCVKDAAKQRDIDSEVLTLNPDDILNDPEINVVAELIDDADVAYQIVKAAMQKGKHVVSANKKMLAYHIEELIQLQWQHKVSFLYEASACGSIPIIRNLEEYYDNDLLQSVSGILNGSSNYILTKIFNENLDYNLALKEAQNLGYAESDPTSDVGGFDTLYKLIILTVHGFGLFVHPDEVFNAGIANLSPKDIELASQKGYKIRLLGKVTKVNGNKVNLFVAPKFVRPTEHAYTVESHYNGVLIQGNFYDNQFMYGKGAGAHPTGSAVLSDITALAYDYKYEYKKLKYYGGLEYTNDMDVEIYLRYTDKNDLELFDFKEISESLTGKDFNYVIGTLNLSELINIRKQIAGKDIFLAYLGDE
- a CDS encoding aspartate kinase; translated protein: MIIYKFGGASVKDAAAIKNICQIIGKVKRPLTVVISAIGTTTNLLEEIVDAYFSGNDKALELFDLLKKNHTSVIDELFEEVPAQVNSEVNALFIELKTKISNPSSDQFNFEYDQVIGFGELLSTTIVASYLNHIGQNNKWIDVRTCLDSDDNYVDANILWDSSKEKANAVFSDNPTALYITQGFIARDPNGFTTSLGREGSDYTAAILAHLLGADKMIIWKDVLGILNADPDYFEETTKLDLIPYHEAIELSYYGARVIHPKTIKPLQAKKIPLWVKSFIDPSQKGTLITKGDQPQPLLPNYIVKKRQLLVTLKPLNFSFIAEKDLVFIFTLVTKYRIKLNFTQNTAVSFAFCANSSARNMQDLVAELEEKYEVELSDDLELITVRHYTPATIEEIQNKHHVLVEQKNSNTAIYLTVAN
- the metH gene encoding methionine synthase, whose amino-acid sequence is MEQKFTSIKEALQKQILVLDGAMGTMIQAHKLTEEDFRGTRFADFSSDQKGHNDLLTLTQPEIIKGIHRKFLEAGANIIETNTFNANAISLADYQLEDLAYELNFEAVKNARAAVDEMNATDPDTPRWVAGAIGPTNKTTSMSPKVEDPGYRDVGFDDLVRIYTEQIKGLLDGGVDALLIETIFDTLNAKACIFAADLLLEERGLDIPIMISGTITDNSGRTLSGQTLEAFVTSVKCDRLLSIGLNCAFGAKDLVPYIQQLDTLLPVYVSVYPNAGLPNELGEYDETPQTMLGDLKELLDNKKINIVGGCCGTRPEHIKILADAVKNTAPRKIPAVEKETRLSGLELLRINSLTNFVNVGERTNVAGSLKFARLIREKKYEEALSIARSQVENGAQIIDVNMDDAMLDAEKEMDIFLKLLVSEPEISRVPIMIDSSKWSVLETGLKCVQGKCVVNSISLKEGEEEFIDHAAKIKRYGAAAVIMAFDEKGQADTFQRRTEICARAYKILTETVGFPAEDIIFDPNVLAIATGIEEHNNYAVDYIKTVKWIKANLPHAKISGGISNLSFSFRGNNTVREAMHSVFLYHAIKEGLDMGIVNPGMLQIYDEIEPELLQKVEDVVLNRKPEATERLIEFAEGLKSVGKVQAKIDAWREKPCFERLSYSLVKGITDYIEQDSEEARQLLPRALDVIEQPLMDGMNIVGNLFGEGKMFLPQVVKSARVMKKAVAYLQPFIEEEKNSLTDAKNAGKIVMATVKGDVHDIGKNIVGVVLGCNNFEVIDLGVMVPSSKIIEVAIRENVDAIGLSGLITPSLEEMCFVAEEMKRQGLDIPLVVGGATTSELHTAVKIEPNYENGVVHVVDASKSVGIFKQLCDKNKRKDFLAKTREEYQIVREDHENKKPVEYYTLDEARKNREQIDWKTAPIYEPNKIGLQVLNNFSIGEIRKYIDWTFFFVAWELKCMYPEIMEDPDLKEEAKILFDDANRMLDVIEREGLIEASAVYGLFPANSVGDDIVLYTDEDRTNEITRFCGIRQQEKFKKGLSSLCLSDFVAPIESNRIDYVGAFVVTAGLGIEEILQKFAEDHDDYNSIMIKILADRLAEAFTELLHEKIRKEDWGYAKDEDLNIEQMLREHYQGIRPAFGYPSLPEHSEKQVLWDFLDVEKNIGATLTESFAMYPAASVSGLVFAHPEALYFSIDKIMEDQLKDYASRKGISEEKAKKLLTAIL
- the metF gene encoding methylenetetrahydrofolate reductase [NAD(P)H] gives rise to the protein MKVIELLNQAIENKTTHFSFELLPPLRGNSIYKVFNTIDKLKEFDPKYINITAHRDEMVFTESASGVIEKKITRKRPGTVAVAAAIKNEYKITVVPHVICSGFLPEETENALLDLNFLDIHDVLLLRGDSSSRHAFISSEGEHKYAIDLIHQVNNINKGEFLDGTHVEPFATPFSFGTAGYPEKHEEAPNIDSDIYWLKKKVDAGAEYIVTQMFFDNQKFFDFVKKVRDAGITVPVVPGIKPISALSQLTVLPQIFKTDIPEALAAEVRKCKTNDEAKQVGIEWGIQQGKELIQHGVPSLHFYTLMASDCVKEIAKAIY
- a CDS encoding 2-hydroxyacid dehydrogenase, producing MKVLFIDSTHARLREMLEEAGFECTYAPEKNKEELLAIFHEFDGFIIRSKFKLNKEELDHATNLKFIGRVGAGLENIDVDYAESKGIRCFNAPEGNRDAVGEHAVGMLLTLFNNLCRCNWEVRNGMWRREENRGIEIKGKTIGIIGYGNMGGAFAQRLKGFGCKVIAYDKYKFDYSDEFCEEKQMEDLFEQCDVLSLHVPQTEETMFMVNNDFLNKFKKPIYLINTARGKVVRIADLVKNLDSGQVKGACLDVLEYEKTSFEDLHASELPAEFQYLIESEKVLLSPHVGGWTHESNIKLSEVTAQKIIDEFGK
- a CDS encoding dihydroorotase, with translation MSTYLIKNALIINEGKKFAGSVLIKNQLIEEIYTSAPEVTDKNWTVIDAAGKLLIPGVIDDQVHFRDPGMPQKGDLYSESRAAVAGGTTSFMDMPNVKPQTVTQELLTERYKLGAEKSLANYSFYMGATNTNLEEILKTDPKTVCGIKIFMGSSTGNMLVDDIDTLSQIFEKSPMLIATHCEDTPTIDKNQAEYQKKFGDDIPMEYHGVIRSAEACYKSSSKAIELAKKFNTRLHILHLSTAIEMDLFDNSIPAKDKRITSEVCVHHLWFDDKDYLTKKSRIRWNPAIKTKKDQDALWEALLDDRLDVVATDHAPHTPEEKDGNYMQAAGGGPLVQHSLIAMMEQARRGKISMEKVVEKMCHTPAEIFQVEKRGFIRKGYYADLVLLKEDDWTATNANSLYKCGWTPFDGEKFQYKVDKTFVNGHLAYDNGVFDDSTKGMSLSFER